One genomic region from Magallana gigas chromosome 3, xbMagGiga1.1, whole genome shotgun sequence encodes:
- the LOC136273593 gene encoding uncharacterized protein isoform X2, giving the protein MNRNSPKTHELVLTTMQRRNNKRKKPLMVAKECIERKRDIEFLKKVWISDEIHWGVVTEKPLCKGDFIAEYRGKLCFEEPKESAYKFEFFNKKTKYCVRWTRLFLSWNTDMQ; this is encoded by the exons ATGAACCGAAATTCACCGAAGACCCACGAATTGGTTTTAACCACGATGCAgag AAGAAACAACAAACGTAAAAAGCCTCTAATGGTGGCCAAAGAATGCATTGAAAGAAAAAGGGATATAGAATTCCTAAAAAAAGTTTGGATTAGTGATGAGATac aCTGGGGAGTTGTAACAGAAAAACCTCTATGTAAAGGGGATTTTATTGCAGAATACAGAGGAAAATTATGCTTCGAAGAACCTAAAGAGAGTGCGTACAAATTTGAGTTTTTCAACAAGAAGACCAAGTACTG TGTGAGGTGGACAAGGTTATTCCTTTCATGGAATACAGACATGCAGTAA
- the LOC105338901 gene encoding skeletal aspartic acid-rich protein 2, protein MLRVCVVIFWAVGCLHLSQADEEVTAEGVSVKIQGQSGGMTIGRTENPDQDKNAVKIKFDAIQERDSSGNTVGTSGSDKHSFNNFAQLSFEISSLQDTMYENLTAKRINFTASIASVSATLRVQTYIFTEAGNITVDGEITKVEKGTVKFNIILDGWTFCTASTCNKGGSGEVGAFVDLTISIKGKGTPSRKTGNNKRTDGEEYDLGGEASVALSKKITKDNATPEDMPGNYPAFETQGNKQLFVFRFPKFDNRVVYDPTVYAGSADATSGAATIYSGFSLLLLVFVGICF, encoded by the exons ATGCTCCGAGTCTGTGTCGTCATTTTTTGGGCAGTGGGCTGTTTACACCTCAGTCAGGCTGACGAGGAGGTGACAGCCGAAGGAGTATCCGTCAAGATCCAGGGACAGTCCGGGGGGATGACCATTGGAAGAACCGAGAATCCGGATCAAGACAAAAACGCGGTAAAAATTAAGTTTGACGCCATCCAGGAGAGGGATAGCAGTGGCAACACTGTCGGGACAAGCGGCAGTGACAAACACAGCTTTAACAACTTTGCTCAGTTGTCATTTGAAATTTCAAGTCTACAAGACACGATGTATGAAAATTTAACGGCAAAGCGGATTAATTTCACTGCGTCTATTGCAAGTGTATCCGCCACTTTGAGAGTGCAGACTTACATTTTTACCGAGGCTGGAAACATTACAGTTGACGGGGAAATAACTAAGGTTGAGAAGGGAACCGTTAAATTTAACATCATTCTGGATGGCTGGACATTTTGCACAGCGAGTACTTGCAACAAAGGTGGCTCAGGGGAAGTCGGTGCCTTTGTAGACCTCACAATCTCAATCAAAGGGAAGGGAACGCCGAGCCGCAAAACCGGGAACAATAAACGCACGGACGGGGAGGAGTACGACCTTGGAGGGGAGGCGTCTGTAGCTCTGTCCAAAAAG ATTACAAAAGACAACGCCACACCCGAAGATATGCCAGGCAATTACCCCGCCTTCGAAACACAGGGTAACAAACAACTCTTTGTGTTCCGGTTTCCCAAGTTCGACAACAGGGTGGTTTACGATCCGACGGTGTACGCAGGGAGCGCTGATGCAACCAGTGGTGCCGCCACCATTTACTCTGGATTCTCTCTGCTTCTTTTAGTGTTCGTaggaatttgtttttaa
- the LOC105338894 gene encoding uncharacterized protein, whose product MDALQGVVLFLILTVSLVATQSTTNDPVTSDTSSPVPEITFPGNFTDENTTEITVGGVFVRVLGQSGKFIMGRTSNPNEDPNALKVAFDAIRELDKDGAVIGKGSRVKHSFNTFASQSFMFSNITDDQYQNLSAKRLDFVANLTSVDATLTAQMYLFEEEGNITQDDEVSQVSKGTLKFNIVIENWSFCGMNGETCKQGPKTSVGEYIEFVIAIKGKKSGTKKGGGRKKRTNAQEYDMGGDASVVLSGKARYDSSSAYENLPEGFPKTEMKGSSQLFVFRFRKFNSSVFYDPQLNLDGNDTTGETTTQTPTSPESTLSAAQITTKILGRSGKMTIGRGSNPDTDADKVQVTFDEVKEIDSSGNPVGASGKMKHSFNTFASLDFTFSALEDTSFAGITAKRLKFTANIESVNATLTVPVYIFTNGGVISIDGENSTVTAGTVKFNIQIEGWQFCGNSGVTCKQGSKDEVGDAIEFVITIKGKGTQQQKTTGKRTDGEEFELGGGSSVLLSRKISLDGGNYTDMTTGYPKLETKGGKQSFVFRFPKFTSSVLYDPQIVLASPDASGSNVVTSSLSILITCLMVLVSRLLH is encoded by the exons ATGGATGCCTTGCAAGGCGTGGTATTATTTTTGATTCTAACAGTTTCTCTTGTGGCGACTCAGTCCACCACTAATGACCCAGTTACTTCCGATACTTCTTCACCTGTCCCTGAAATCACCTTCCCAGGAAACTTCACCGATGAAAACACAACAGAAATAACAGTAGGGGGAGTTTTTGTCCGCGTTCTTGGACAGTCCGGAAAATTTATCATGGGGCGAACCAGTAACCCCAATGAAGATCCTAACGCACTAAAAGTGGCTTTTGACGCCATAAGAGAACTGGACAAAGATGGCGCCGTCATAGGAAAGGGCAGTCGCGTTAAACACAGCTTCAATACGTTTGCCAGCCAATCGTTTATGTTTTCTAATATCACCGACGACCAGTACCAGAATCTGTCCGCCAAACGACTGGATTTTGTCGCTAACCTGACGTCTGTTGATGCCACGCTGACCGCCCAAATGTATCTATTTGAAGAGGAAGGAAACATCACGCAAGATGATGAGGTCAGTCAGGTGTCCAAGGGAACGCTCAAGTTCAACATTGTGATTGAGAACTGGTCATTCTGTGGTATGAATGGAGAAACTTGTAAACAGGGACCAAAAACGTCCGTCGGGGAATACATCGAATTCGTCATAGCAATAAAGGGTAAGAAGTCTGGAACGAAGAAGGGGGGAGGGAGAAAGAAGAGAACCAATGCTCAGGAGTACGACATGGGCGGGGATGCTTCTGTTGTCCTCTCCGGCAAG GCTAGGTACGACAGTAGTTCAGCATACGAGAATCTGCCAGAGGGATTTccaaaaactgaaatgaaagGTTCCAGCCAGCTTTTCGTGTTTCGGTTCAGGAAATTCAATTCCTCGGTGTTTTACGACCCCCAGCTGAACCTGGACGGTAACGACACGACAGGGGAGACCACCACCCAGACTCCAACAAGCCCCGAATCCACGCTGTCAGCGGCCCAGATCACCACCAAGATCCTGGGTAGATCTGGCAAGATGACAATAGGGCGTGGCAGCAATCCAGACACTGATGCCGACAAAGTTCAGGTTACGTTCGATGAAGTGAAGGAAATCGATAGCAGTGGAAATCCAGTCGGGGCTAGTGGAAAAATGAAACACAGCTTTAATACATTCGCAAGCCTTGACTTTACTTTCTCTGCTTTGGAAGATACTTCATTTGCAGGTATCACAGCCAAGAGACTGAAGTTTACTGCTAACATTGAAAGTGTTAACGCAACGCTCACAGTTCCAGTTTACATCTTTACAAATGGCGGGGTCATCTCCATAGACGGCGAAAATTCGACCGTCACGGCAGGAACTGTTAAATTTAACATACAGATAGAAGGCTGGCAGTTCTGTGGTAACTCCGGGGTCACCTGCAAGCAAGGATCTAAAGATGAAGTAGGGGATGCTATAGAATTCGTTATTACCATAAAAGGCAAGGGaactcaacaacaaaaaacgaCCGGCAAGAGGACAGACGGCGAGGAGTTTGAGTTGGGGGGAGGCAGCTCTGTTCTCCTCTCGCGAAAG ATTAGCTTAGATGGTGGAAACTACACAGATATGACCACAGGATATCCTAAACTGGAAACCAAGGGTGGGAAGCAGTCGTTTGTATTCCGATTCCCGAAATTTACTTCATCCGTTCTCTACGATCCCCAAATTGTGTTGGCAAGTCCCGACGCCAGCGGTTCCAATGTCGTCACTTCCTCTCTCAGCATTTTGATCACGTGTCTAATGGTCCTAGTCTCAAGGCTTCTTcattag